Within Myxococcales bacterium, the genomic segment GGCATCTCGGTAATAGCGCTGCGTACGTCGGACGAAAAAGTCCTCCAGATGTGTCGCGAATTCATGTTCCACCGCCCAGTGAACCTGTGCGAGGATCTCCGGGCGCCCTTGCAATAGTGAGCTACTTGAGGCTCCGGTCGGCAACACAGAGCTCGACGATCCCGGAGGCGTGCTGCCCGTAGGTGTCAACCAAGTAGCCAAGCGTGCTTGATGACAATAGTCCGTTGGCCCGGCGATGCAGCTCATTGACCAGTTGCTCTAGCGTCTGCGTGCCAAGAGCCCTTGGCAGTGGACAGCGTTAAGCCTAGGTATTCCAAAGCATGAATTTGAGGCACAGAGGATGAACCTAGCGGACGAAAACGGTGCAAGGAAGTGGCGCGCCGCAGTCACTAGGCTTTTTTGGTTTGCAGCGCAACGAAGGGTGGCTAGTGCGTCACAGCTCAGCGGGACAAATCCGAGAGTGAGCAAGCGGGCCAAGTTGTGCCAGGCCGGCTTTCATTGGCATCGTTAACCGCCGTCCATCAGAGTCTTGCCCAGGAAGGCATCGGATTACAGACCCTGGAGTCAGTTTTGGAAGTATTCTCGATGGAAGCGAAACCCGACAAGCCACTATCAGAGTTGCTAAGCATCGCGCGGGTCGGGGTGCGTCGCATTCTATGCGAACCCCTTGGCTCACAGGCATCGCTTTCGGTATATACCGTGGACCCTATGGTGGAAGACGCCGTGCGCGAGGCGATTGTTCCTGCAAACCCCACCAAGGTGGCTTTTGCACCTCAGCTTCGTCAGGAGCTAATCCACTCAGTAAGAACCTATGTCGCAGGTACATCGTCGGGCAGGTGCATCTTGGTAACGCAACCTGACGTACGCCGCCCTCTGTGGCTAGTGCTTAGTCCAGAATTCCCCAGCCTGACCGTGCTGAGCTACGATGAGATCGCGCCAGCGTACCGGCTCAAGATCCTCGGAAACGTGACGCCAGCCGCAGCCTAGAAGCGCGGAAAAGCTGTTGACCGACTAGGAGCAAATCTCCAGAAGTAAGAGTTCCGCCTCATTCTTCCGCCTGGAAGGCGGGCCAGGAGCGACGCATCAAGCCCGGATCTTCTCCTCGTGGGCAGGGCGTGGACTTGACCCTGCAGAGTTCCTGCATTGGGCAACGACGCGCCGTCCTAATC encodes:
- a CDS encoding FHIPEP family type III secretion protein; amino-acid sequence: MPGRLSLASLTAVHQSLAQEGIGLQTLESVLEVFSMEAKPDKPLSELLSIARVGVRRILCEPLGSQASLSVYTVDPMVEDAVREAIVPANPTKVAFAPQLRQELIHSVRTYVAGTSSGRCILVTQPDVRRPLWLVLSPEFPSLTVLSYDEIAPAYRLKILGNVTPAAA